The following are from one region of the Elgaria multicarinata webbii isolate HBS135686 ecotype San Diego chromosome 13, rElgMul1.1.pri, whole genome shotgun sequence genome:
- the ELOA gene encoding LOW QUALITY PROTEIN: elongin-A (The sequence of the model RefSeq protein was modified relative to this genomic sequence to represent the inferred CDS: deleted 6 bases in 5 codons), with the protein MAESVLEVVGKLQSRLSGNSEPKKLMKSLKRLSELPITVDILLETGVGKTVNGLRKHEQVGDFAKNLVARWKKLVPVPQETERHNLEPVERSYDRSISRKRPREPSPKEDEEVEQDVPEAYQPSCSQVYEPEYGAKKSKRYSEPEKTHQTVSYGVPEGRAWGRESPVLSSDQECSDYGHAASPEPSESPQDLYVDLCRAEEQEREQKSLSRKAPKGHGFQDRLEGGHGRTLSDSQDKAGSSRSREHKSSHKEKQRTEAKGEERGPDFMLERLHKGSSKEPLREAALTGGSKERLKASDSTKREKKRDGGPKKERPPFDSEETPEDHAKKQKLQEPERAKSEKVKLGSEASHGERERRKPEAEASSRSKEKKASGSVKPPEGKPRASESSKRAVGFSPPKPGEGELEDEYEQPTMSFESYLSYTKPQKKKKKVATAAKAPAPVPEKDKGHSRQNGSKSSAKSSDASRKAPKPPSEKKPSGGSKAKKILIDVVPTLPDIPLPPIQANYRPLPPVDLILPTQPKRKALSSPTEEDEAGFTGRRLNSKMQVYSGSKTAYLPKMMSLHEQCIRVLSNNIDSIYEVGGVPYSVLEPVLERCTPEQLYRIEECNHVLIEDTDQLWHIHCVRDFKKEKPEEFESWREMYLRLHDAREQRLLMLTQNIRSAHANKPRGRVAKMAFVNSAAKPPRDVRRRQEKFGTGGAAVPEKIKIKPVYFTPARSSSVHADEEQSYDGPSTSSGHSGPSLGSASSVSYDPRKPPVKKIAPMMAKTIKAFKNRFSRR; encoded by the exons GAGACtggggtggggaagactgtgaacgGTTTACGGAAACATGAACAGGTTGGGGATTTTGCCAAAAATTTGGTGGCGAGGTGGAAGAAGCTGGTGCCTGTCCCACAGGAAACAGAACG gcataacCTTGAACCTGTAGAGCGCAGCTACGACCGCAGCATCTCTAGGAAA CGGCCGCGAGAACCTTCCCCCAAAGAGGACGAGGAGGTAGAACAGGACGTGCCCGAGGCTTACCAGCCTTCCTGCAGCCAAGTGTACGAGCCAGAATACGGAGCGAAAAAGTCCAAGAGGTACTCAGAGCCCGAGAAAACCCATCAGACTGTGAGTTACGGCGTTCCGGAGGGCAGGGCGTGGGGCAGAGAGTCCCCGGTGCTCTCCTCCGACCAGGAGTGCTCTGACTATGGACACGCGGCCTCGCCCGAGCCGAGTGAGAGCCCTCAGGACCTGTACGTGGACCTCTGTAGAGCTGAGGAGCAGGAGAGGGAGCAGAAGTCCCTTAGCCGGAAGGCCCCTAAAGGCCACGGCTTTCAG GACCGGCTGGAGGGAGGTCACGGCAGGACCCTCAGCGACTCCCAGGACAAAGCCGGCTCAAGTCGGAGCAGAGAGCACAAATCTTCTCACAAGGAGAAGCAACGGAcagaggccaagggggaggaGCGCGGTCCCGATTTCATGCTCGAGAGGCTGCACAAGGGCTCTTCGAAGGAGCCCCTCCGAGAAGCTGCCTTGACAGGGGGCAGCAAGGAGCGGCTGAAGGCCTCGGACAGCACCAAGCGAGAGAAGAAAAGAGACGGCGGCCCCAAGAAGGAGAGGCCACCCTTTGACTCGGAGGAAACGCCGGAGGACCACGCAAAGAagcaaaagctgcaggagcccgagAGAGCCAAGTCGGAGAAGGTGAAGCTCGGCTCGGAGGCTTCGCACGGAGAGCGGGAGAGGCGGAAGCCCGAAGCGGAGGCCTCCAGTAGGAGCAAAGAGAAGAAGGCTTCCGGCAGCGTAAAA CCCCCGGAGGGCAAGCCCAGAGCCTCTGAGTCGAGCAAGAGGGCGGTGGGCTTCTCCCCTCCGAaacctggggagggggagttggagGACGAGTACGAGCAG CCCACCATGTCCTTCGAGTCGTACCTGAGTTAC ACCAAgcctcagaagaaaaagaagaaggtggcAACGGCGGCCAAGGCCCCAGCACCCGTCCCGGAGAAAGACAAAGGGCACAGCAGGCAGAACGGTTCCAAGTCCAGCGCCAAGAGCTCCGACGCCAGCCGGAAAGCCCCCAAGCCCCCAAGCGAGAAGAAGCCGTCGGGGGGGTCCAAAGCGAAAAAG ATCCTCATTGACGTGGTGCCAACGCTCCCGGACATTCCCTTGCCCCCAATCCAGGCCAACTACCGCCCGCTTCCTCCGGTTGATTTGATACTCCCCACCCAGCCAAAGAGGAAAG CCCTGTCCTCCCCCACCGAGGAAGACGAGGCTGGCTTCACCGGGCGCAGGCTGAATTCCAAGATGCAGGTGTACTCCGGCTCCAAGACGGCTTACCTCCCAAAGATGATGTCTCTGCACGAACAATGCATCAGGGTCCTCAGCAATAATATTGATT CAATCTACGAAGTGGGGGGCGTCCCTTATTCTGTCCTGGAACCCGTcttggagcgctgcaccccggaGCAGTTGTACCGCATTGAGGAGTGTAATCAC GTTTTAATTGAGGACACAGATCAACTGTGGCACATTCACTGTGTTCGCGATTTCAAGAAGGAGAAGCCAGAGGAATTTGAATCGTGGAGGGAGATGTACTTACGGCTGCACGACGCCCGAGAGCAACGGCTGCTCATGCTAACCCAAAACATCAGATCGGCCCATGCCAATAAACCCAGAG GCAGAGTAGCCAAGATGGCTTTTGTCAATTCAGCAGCCAAGCCACCCCGGGATGTGCGAAGGCGGCAAGAGAAATTTGGAACTGGAGGAGCAGCGGTCCCAGAAAAGATCAA GATAAAGCCAGTGTACTTCACGCCAGCTAGAAGCAGCTCTGTTCATGCAGACGAGGAGCAGTCCTACGACGGGCCCAGCACTAGCAGCGGCCATTCGGGGCCATCCTTAGGCAGCGCCTCCTCCGTGAGCTACGACCCCAGGAAGCCCCCCGTGAAGA AAATTGCACCAATGATGGCGAAGACTATTAAAGCGTTCAAAAACAGATTTTCTCGGAGATAA
- the PITHD1 gene encoding PITH domain-containing protein 1, producing the protein MSHGHSHGGGSCCHGDDHEEPPERRGQAWGLYLRIDHERLECLNERREGSGALVFRAWEDRGDRQKFVESDDDEELLFNIPFTGNVKLKGIIVMGEDDDTHPLEMRLFKNIPHMSFDNTAREPDQMFSLNRDITGELEYPTKIARFSNIHHLSIHFSKNFGAETTKIFYIGLRGEWTEPHRHEVTICNYEAAANPADHKIDQITPQTHFIS; encoded by the exons ATGTCTCACGGGCACAGCCACGGCGGGGGCAGCTGTTGCCATGGCGACGACCACGAAGAGCCTCCCGAGCGGCGCGGCCAGGCCTGGGGCCTTTACTTGCGCATCGACCACGAGCGCCTGGAGTGCCTGAACGAGCGGAGGGAAGGCAGCGGGGCGCTCGTCTTCCGCGCCTGGGAAGACCGCGGAGACCGCCAGAAG tttgtagaaagtgatgatgatgaagagctTTTGTTTAATATTCC ATTTACAGGCAATGTGAAATTAAAAGGGATAATTGTGATGGGAGAAGATGATGACACACACCCATTGGAAATGAGACT GTTTAAAAACATACCTCACATGTCCTTCGATAATACCGCCAGAGAACCGGATCAGATGTTCAGCCTGAATCGCGACATTACAGGAGAACTGGAATATCCTACGAA AATTGCTCGCTTTTCAAACATTCATCATCTCTCCATCCATTTCTCCAAAAACTTTGGTGCTGAGACAACAAAGATCTTTTATATAGGCCTGAGGGGAGAATGGACAGAA CCACATCGACATGAAGTGACCATCTGCAACTATGAAGCGGCAGCAAACCCAGCTGACCACAAAATTGATCAGATCACACCGCAGACACATTTCATTTCCTAA